Proteins from a genomic interval of Uloborus diversus isolate 005 chromosome 4, Udiv.v.3.1, whole genome shotgun sequence:
- the LOC129221575 gene encoding uncharacterized protein LOC129221575 produces the protein MLLFSALVLSYLSLVFGIPATKSAVFDLRRGFVSPFFPRPFLGPSFTKTEDTYRGSLKSFDGKTSVRILGNAGGRLPYDIFGAAEGGVRVDFWGKIVSSLKPYLAPFRLVTSKSTGNASSYAWSSSRDT, from the exons GTGCTTTCATATTTATCGCTAGTCTTTGGAATTCCCGCAACGAAATCGGCCGTATTCGATCTCAGACGTGGTTTTGTGTCACCTTTCTTTCCACGGCCTTTCCTAGGACCTTCTTTTACAAAGACAGAAGACACTTACAGAGGTTCCTTAAAATCTTTCGACGGAAAAACATCAGTTAGAATCTTGGGCAATGCTG GGGGCCGACTACCTTATGACATCTTCGGAGCCGCGGAGGGTGGAGTCAGGGTGGATTTCTGGGGGAAGATCGTCAGCTCCTTGAAGCCCTACTTAGCTCCATTTCGGCTCGTGACATCCAAGTCCACGGGGAATGCTTCTTCCTATGCATGGTCGTCATCAAGAGACACGTGA